A stretch of the Bacillus sp. B-jedd genome encodes the following:
- a CDS encoding Zn-dependent hydrolase, which translates to MTNLQERIENHIEALSQFTATPGKGTTRLTYSREDLQAREYIKEKMREFGLKITEDGLGNIFGKLEGTLKDGPSVLIGSHFDSVPNGGSYDGPAGVVVALEVAHLFLQNNLTPKYPLEVVALIEEEGTRFGGGLMGSRGIVGLLGEEEFLNLEDKDGVTTAEAMKSIGLDPSLPKKRDPKTIKAFLEMHIEQGPILEEKGIPIGMVEAIVGLTQLEVTVEGQAGHAGTTPMDRRADALVAAANMIAKFPELASAEGDGTVITTGRLNVWPNGANVIPDKVVFTVDIRSGKEERVLHAVEKVTGWVESFHRNGIKTSVQQQLYMPPKVMNQDILSLFKEKCRDLDYLYCSINSGAGHDAMVMSDVTDVAMLFIPSKDGLSHCPEEWSDAGDIAKAATILYETAKTLTEAE; encoded by the coding sequence TTGACCAATTTACAGGAACGAATAGAAAACCATATCGAAGCGTTAAGTCAATTTACTGCAACACCCGGGAAAGGGACGACCCGTCTGACTTACAGCAGGGAAGACTTACAGGCAAGGGAATATATTAAAGAAAAAATGCGTGAATTTGGCCTTAAGATTACGGAGGATGGCCTCGGTAATATTTTCGGCAAATTGGAAGGGACATTAAAGGATGGGCCGAGTGTTCTGATCGGTTCTCATTTTGATTCAGTTCCAAACGGAGGGTCCTACGACGGTCCTGCCGGAGTGGTGGTAGCACTCGAGGTCGCTCATCTTTTTTTGCAAAATAACCTTACTCCCAAGTATCCATTAGAAGTAGTGGCATTGATAGAAGAGGAAGGTACCAGATTTGGCGGGGGGCTGATGGGCTCAAGAGGGATTGTCGGCCTTTTGGGTGAGGAAGAGTTTCTAAATTTAGAAGATAAAGATGGGGTGACAACCGCGGAAGCGATGAAAAGCATCGGCCTTGACCCCTCACTTCCGAAAAAGCGGGATCCTAAAACGATAAAGGCTTTTCTGGAAATGCACATTGAACAAGGGCCTATTCTTGAAGAAAAAGGCATCCCAATCGGCATGGTGGAAGCGATTGTCGGATTAACCCAATTAGAGGTAACCGTTGAGGGCCAGGCAGGACATGCAGGTACCACACCAATGGACCGACGGGCAGATGCATTAGTTGCAGCAGCCAATATGATTGCCAAGTTCCCGGAACTGGCCTCTGCTGAAGGAGACGGAACCGTGATCACCACCGGCCGCCTGAATGTTTGGCCGAACGGGGCGAATGTGATTCCCGATAAAGTGGTTTTCACGGTCGATATTCGGTCTGGCAAAGAAGAACGCGTCCTTCATGCGGTTGAGAAGGTCACCGGATGGGTCGAATCTTTTCATCGGAATGGAATTAAGACATCCGTCCAGCAGCAATTATATATGCCGCCAAAGGTAATGAATCAAGATATCCTTTCCCTTTTTAAAGAAAAATGCCGGGATCTGGACTATCTGTACTGTTCGATAAACAGCGGTGCTGGCCATGATGCAATGGTGATGTCCGATGTGACCGATGTGGCTATGTTGTTCATTCCGAGCAAGGATGGCCTCAGCCATTGCCCTGAAGAATGGTCGGACGCTGGAGATATCGCAAAGGCGGCAACTATTTTATATGAGACAGCTAAGACATTAACGGAGGCGGAATAG
- a CDS encoding M48 family metallopeptidase, with product MTNEEFELLVRKLEKKAEKNPGGYRFKVLLLTALGYGYILLSLALVLFLLTISVLYLADGHFTFGSLKVLAITGGLSFFIIKSLFVKMQLPQGHYLKEDEAPELQKAILEISNKLKTPKIHSIVLDDDFNAAVLQHHQFGLFGPKKNILLIGIPLMSSLTREQFISVLAHELAHISHSDTSFGAMIYRVRMTWAQLMTSLEKNEQVGTFLFRKFIQWFYPRYSAHTFVMARQEEYAADAASAKVTSPETVRDTLCAISVGAQYYYRNYFDELFEESSKNNVVPQPYSQFFNKAQKLDPLVANSFLKTQLDRESTVFDTHPCLTDRLKAIGMTSNIPKNEESAVDYFFANPDSILQQFNQAWLEWNGEKWNEQIASYNEAKNRLQELENRKELDLQGKFDKAILLRQLVGNDPAAALLEEVIAEYPEERIALAYLTLGNIYLHKEETAQKGEDFIKKAVEIDWELKEDALESLCEYYYYTGQTEAFEEARTQLEAWPNIIEQFEEEFVELNFEDHYVPHNQAPEEVSAIVDELGRHSEIIEAYLVRKVIELIPERKVYALALTVQIPEGAELEEYTDHLLEKYAQEFQLPENIHFYILNGFEDFEKKVKEVGGSLILGQSQHHEHAPVII from the coding sequence ATGACGAATGAGGAGTTTGAATTACTGGTTAGGAAGCTTGAGAAGAAAGCGGAAAAGAATCCTGGGGGCTATCGTTTTAAGGTGCTTCTCTTAACCGCCCTTGGCTACGGGTATATTTTACTCTCTCTTGCACTTGTTTTATTTTTGCTTACTATTTCAGTCCTGTATTTGGCCGACGGGCATTTTACGTTTGGCAGTCTAAAAGTATTGGCCATAACCGGGGGGCTATCTTTTTTCATTATTAAATCCCTTTTCGTGAAAATGCAGCTGCCTCAAGGGCATTATTTAAAGGAAGATGAAGCACCTGAACTACAGAAAGCCATCTTGGAAATTAGCAATAAGCTTAAAACCCCTAAAATACATTCGATTGTATTAGACGATGATTTTAATGCAGCTGTTTTACAACATCATCAGTTTGGTTTGTTCGGTCCAAAGAAAAATATTTTGCTGATTGGCATTCCGCTAATGTCCAGTCTGACCCGGGAACAGTTTATCTCCGTATTAGCCCACGAGTTAGCACATATTTCGCATTCAGACACGTCTTTCGGTGCGATGATTTACCGTGTGAGAATGACCTGGGCACAGCTGATGACATCCTTGGAAAAAAACGAACAGGTTGGAACTTTCCTATTCCGGAAATTTATCCAATGGTTTTATCCTCGTTACTCGGCCCATACATTTGTCATGGCCCGCCAGGAGGAGTATGCTGCCGATGCCGCATCTGCGAAAGTTACATCTCCTGAAACAGTTCGCGATACTTTATGTGCCATCTCGGTTGGCGCGCAATACTATTACAGAAATTACTTTGATGAGCTTTTCGAAGAAAGTTCAAAAAACAATGTAGTGCCGCAGCCATACTCGCAGTTTTTCAATAAAGCACAAAAGCTCGATCCGTTAGTTGCCAATTCATTTCTAAAAACTCAGCTCGATAGGGAAAGCACCGTATTCGATACCCATCCTTGCCTGACTGACCGGTTAAAGGCTATCGGGATGACTTCAAATATTCCCAAAAACGAGGAGTCGGCAGTTGACTATTTCTTTGCCAATCCGGATTCAATCCTCCAGCAATTCAACCAAGCTTGGCTTGAATGGAATGGTGAGAAATGGAACGAGCAAATCGCCTCCTATAACGAAGCAAAGAATAGATTGCAGGAATTGGAGAATCGTAAGGAGCTTGATCTCCAAGGGAAGTTCGATAAAGCAATTCTGCTCCGCCAACTTGTTGGCAATGATCCGGCGGCTGCCTTGCTTGAGGAAGTTATTGCTGAATACCCCGAGGAGAGGATTGCCCTAGCATACCTTACACTCGGAAATATCTACTTGCATAAAGAAGAAACAGCCCAAAAGGGTGAAGACTTTATCAAAAAAGCGGTGGAAATCGATTGGGAGCTAAAGGAAGACGCATTAGAGTCTCTTTGTGAATATTACTATTATACCGGCCAAACGGAGGCATTTGAGGAAGCCAGAACCCAGCTTGAAGCATGGCCAAATATCATCGAGCAGTTCGAAGAAGAATTTGTCGAACTAAACTTTGAAGATCATTACGTCCCACACAATCAAGCCCCCGAGGAAGTTTCAGCAATTGTCGATGAACTCGGCCGTCACAGCGAAATAATTGAGGCCTATCTTGTTCGTAAAGTCATTGAGTTAATTCCCGAAAGAAAGGTCTATGCCCTGGCACTAACGGTCCAAATTCCAGAAGGCGCGGAGCTGGAGGAATACACAGATCACTTATTAGAAAAGTATGCTCAAGAATTCCAACTACCGGAAAACATTCATTTTTATATTCTTAATGGTTTTGAAGACTTTGAGAAAAAGGTGAAGGAAGTTGGAGGTTCCTTAATTCTAGGGCAAAGCCAACATCATGAACATGCTCCAGTAATTATTTAA
- a CDS encoding divergent PAP2 family protein: MKELLGHKLLEVFFGIITGILVAVATYYIYPF, translated from the coding sequence TTGAAAGAGTTACTTGGCCATAAATTGCTTGAAGTGTTTTTCGGAATCATTACTGGTATTTTGGTGGCGGTTGCCACGTATTATATCTATCCGTTTTAG
- a CDS encoding protease inhibitor I9 family protein yields the protein MSTIYIDPAINMKTDQMITIIIHFKTQPAHAAVAIAKSCGNPLSLEEAKQEVEASHLRFQNDIQKLLGDVGVAFKINHTYKTVFNGVSLSLPGNVITELIKSSEIAAIYANKEYKLDLPFVQF from the coding sequence ATGTCTACAATTTATATTGATCCAGCAATTAATATGAAAACGGATCAAATGATTACAATTATTATTCATTTCAAAACTCAGCCAGCCCATGCCGCGGTTGCCATAGCAAAATCCTGTGGCAATCCACTTTCACTCGAGGAGGCGAAGCAAGAAGTGGAGGCAAGTCATCTCCGGTTCCAAAATGATATTCAAAAATTGTTGGGGGATGTTGGTGTAGCCTTTAAGATTAACCATACGTATAAGACGGTTTTTAATGGGGTTTCCTTAAGCCTTCCGGGCAATGTAATTACGGAATTAATAAAATCATCTGAAATAGCAGCAATTTATGCAAATAAAGAATATAAACTCGACCTGCCCTTTGTACAGTTTTAA
- a CDS encoding amidohydrolase, giving the protein MIHAKLKQAIQAYNDELIELRRKFHSEPELSFEEFKTTAFVCEYLENLGISYRKTEPTGVIATIEGGKPGKTVALRADMDALTVEELNKDLPYTSKEEGKMHACGHDAHTAMLLIAAKALNDSKEELPGNVRLIFQPAEEVAAGAKVMVEQGAMDEVDNVFGIHIWSQMPTGMVSCTPGPSFASADLFTVTFKGRGGHGAIPQACIDAAVVASSFVMNVQSVVSRTIDPQQPAVLTIGKMVVGTRFNVIAENAVIEGTVRCFDPAVRDHIEQQLKTYAEQVASIYGATAQVDYTRGTQAVINDEYSAKLVQKTAAEAFGAEAIFHEKPTMGGEDFSEYMVKAPGSFALVGSGNPEKDTQWAHHHGKFNIDEDALATGAELYAQYAWRYLNE; this is encoded by the coding sequence ATGATTCATGCAAAATTAAAGCAAGCGATTCAAGCGTACAACGACGAACTTATCGAGTTGCGCAGAAAGTTTCACAGCGAACCTGAACTATCTTTTGAAGAGTTTAAGACAACTGCGTTTGTTTGTGAATACCTTGAGAATCTCGGAATCTCTTACCGAAAAACCGAACCAACAGGAGTAATTGCAACCATCGAAGGCGGAAAGCCGGGTAAGACTGTTGCCTTGCGTGCGGATATGGATGCGCTGACGGTTGAAGAATTAAATAAGGATCTGCCATATACATCTAAGGAAGAAGGAAAAATGCATGCTTGCGGCCATGATGCCCATACGGCAATGCTGTTGATAGCCGCAAAAGCACTAAATGATAGTAAAGAAGAACTGCCAGGCAACGTCAGGTTGATTTTTCAGCCAGCCGAGGAAGTTGCAGCCGGAGCGAAAGTCATGGTGGAACAGGGTGCAATGGACGAAGTAGATAATGTTTTCGGTATCCATATTTGGTCACAAATGCCGACAGGAATGGTTTCCTGTACCCCTGGGCCATCCTTCGCTTCAGCAGACCTATTCACAGTAACCTTTAAAGGCAGGGGCGGACACGGGGCGATTCCGCAGGCTTGTATAGATGCAGCGGTTGTTGCTTCGTCATTTGTGATGAATGTCCAATCCGTAGTGTCGCGGACCATTGACCCCCAGCAGCCAGCTGTGTTGACTATAGGAAAAATGGTCGTCGGAACACGGTTCAATGTTATTGCGGAAAATGCTGTGATAGAGGGAACCGTGCGCTGTTTCGATCCAGCGGTGAGGGACCATATCGAGCAGCAACTAAAGACGTATGCGGAACAAGTGGCTTCGATTTACGGGGCAACAGCACAGGTAGATTATACGCGCGGCACCCAGGCGGTCATCAATGACGAATACAGTGCAAAGCTTGTGCAAAAAACAGCCGCCGAAGCATTTGGCGCGGAAGCCATCTTTCACGAAAAGCCTACAATGGGCGGCGAAGACTTCAGTGAATACATGGTAAAGGCCCCTGGCAGCTTTGCCCTCGTAGGCAGCGGCAACCCGGAAAAAGACACACAATGGGCCCACCACCACGGCAAATTCAACATTGATGAAGATGCCCTCGCAACCGGTGCAGAGCTATACGCACAATACGCCTGGAGATACTTGAACGAATAG
- a CDS encoding helix-turn-helix domain-containing protein → MNEGKVIKFYREKANLTQEQLSKGICSVTHISKIERGLTEYSSEITDLLAQRLGVDIQSELKHLNEIEAQIHLLENALIKQKYDEVETIIQKLLNFPILVVSEFQIRFELLLARYYCSQGHPRKATKILSAIQKDTSKLSLYESYLLNHVLGYYYITEKKYINAIDVLKSINPMQYRNHEFYYILAYSYHSIDSKVLAYYYAEKALTYFKETNNFNRIIDTETLMIVQIGDNEYLNFQETAAQYQTLLQTCDICNFIDKKSKLLYNFAYNRYLRKEYMEASALYKEAMQICEKNSPLYFWSYEGFIRSSYEGDLLEKERLLELVADGMSLLANNPTDRLSQILFTMLNYELTHHNELYTFIDEIALPYFKENELFWFVQQYEKRLFVHYSESNQAEKALAVAAAILKV, encoded by the coding sequence ATGAATGAAGGCAAGGTAATAAAGTTTTACCGTGAAAAGGCAAACCTAACTCAAGAACAATTGAGTAAAGGGATTTGCTCCGTCACCCATATAAGTAAAATCGAACGGGGATTAACAGAATACTCCTCAGAAATAACCGACCTTTTAGCACAACGTCTTGGAGTAGATATCCAATCAGAATTAAAGCACCTTAATGAAATTGAAGCTCAGATTCATTTGTTGGAAAATGCTTTAATTAAACAAAAGTATGATGAAGTAGAAACCATTATTCAAAAGCTTCTTAATTTCCCTATTCTAGTTGTATCGGAATTTCAAATTCGCTTTGAGCTTTTACTCGCAAGATATTATTGTTCCCAAGGACACCCTCGAAAAGCCACAAAAATTCTTTCCGCTATCCAAAAGGATACATCCAAATTATCATTATATGAAAGTTACTTACTGAATCATGTCTTAGGATACTATTACATAACTGAAAAGAAATATATCAATGCTATTGATGTATTAAAATCAATTAATCCTATGCAATATAGAAATCATGAATTTTACTACATTTTGGCATATTCTTATCATTCAATAGATTCAAAAGTATTGGCTTACTATTATGCCGAAAAGGCATTAACATATTTTAAAGAAACAAATAACTTTAATAGAATTATTGATACAGAAACTTTAATGATTGTGCAAATCGGTGATAATGAGTATTTAAACTTTCAGGAAACAGCGGCACAATACCAGACACTTCTTCAAACGTGTGATATATGTAATTTTATCGATAAAAAATCAAAACTTTTATATAACTTTGCCTATAACCGGTACCTTCGCAAAGAATATATGGAAGCGAGCGCATTATATAAAGAAGCAATGCAGATTTGTGAGAAGAATTCCCCGCTTTATTTCTGGTCATATGAAGGGTTTATCCGGTCCTCCTATGAAGGAGACTTGTTGGAAAAGGAGAGGCTGTTAGAACTAGTGGCTGACGGAATGTCATTGCTTGCCAATAACCCAACAGATCGGCTAAGCCAAATATTGTTTACAATGTTAAACTATGAACTTACCCACCATAATGAACTGTATACATTTATAGACGAAATCGCCTTGCCATATTTCAAAGAAAATGAACTATTTTGGTTCGTTCAGCAGTATGAAAAAAGGCTCTTTGTCCACTATTCAGAATCAAACCAAGCGGAAAAGGCACTTGCTGTAGCAGCTGCTATATTAAAAGTTTAA
- a CDS encoding S8 family serine peptidase: MKSKSFFKQAAVVTLSVGLILSSTNFNFAPKASAASSKAESILASLTPEQRNALKQLELTEQTGLRGFNKQELNSEKEVDVIVQFHSKPGKIAVLDAEVKGKKLSKEKADERVAREHEKFKKDIQSILSSGNIKGKQANHTITSSYNTVYNGVTVKLPANQVVNLLKSDVVKAVYKNETYKVDPIVPAGDGDKESSTPGTSVESLSHLKVDKLREEGLTGKGVKVGVIDTGIDYNHPDLQKVYKGGYDFVDKDNDPMETTYEDWKKTKYPEVNNGSAYYTSHGTHVSGTIAGQGTNKDISVEGVAPEVDLYAYRVLGPYGTGTANNIIAAVEKAVEDGMDIINLSLGSGINDPYYPTSTVVNNAVLSGVTAVVAAGNAGPGEYTLGSPGAAALALTIGASDVPMTVSTFKGQIGSVSDIKLVSMARHYLDKLKELEGRSLQVVDVGIGANADYNGKEVQGKAVLIARGEIALHDKVALAKQKGTAAVLLSNNVEGQINANLGESTLYIPTFSVAKDAGEKIKAQLQAGQTGFTFSGYGVSQTEGDHLADFSSRGPVRQTYGMKPEVVAPGVSVLSTVPYYIANPKDQGNYQFAYSRFSGTSMATPFTAGVAALMLQANPKLEPEDIKTVLMNTANPLNGNYSIFEAGAGIVNPYKAVHHGASFQVLDKTLIPGAENLVEVKSLTGGLSFNHELVDTNLQITKSIKVKNNEKMKKMFSVDITEGKGSNSLKQNGMKINLANKITINGNEEKTITAKLLSHKKAKEGYYTGYITFTNTENSAEQYRLPFSFRLLEEGFNKIEIDNPVFSPGYLNEEPLDYFREPYVYSQLNIKAPMEKLDVILQDEKGNDLGLIGTANLNGAYDSVTYGLTFFNGLYYKFTGDPEKPISSRYSFAQEGHYKIKFIGTGQSGKTFYETRHLWIYLNQPNFDSSLDGASPFIEYKPGQATYPFEIRITDPIVDEVKKYGLNYDQSSNYMVYYWGPWGGFPSTPIYMDKDGRFVEEVAMKESEKVLYFRMDGYNTAGNKINKDYYFVKEGTPVTYPTSDTTEVNTGGTIKATIMLDNVQDIAKADWNFNDSFGFKNLEVVDAKLADAFVDKAKIDLKGDHVTVEFHQPSDEFDQQAVAEVTIKVSDDLFFTQGTINPTVAVTDGDNKMIRVFNAPYTFKINPQFSVVEGTIGPEGFFIGDPEWDGYLSKKDWTKVGGSVKLMDSNGQVYDATSSIDPYGKFNSKKLPVSQEPYILEMKAPGHFLTKVEAPGAIIKDGKANAINFNLYMTLLTAGDVNQDGAIDVLDALAVQKVWKTADRAADINFDGVVDEKDMAFVQKNYLKQNQDVENAPEPKKNADGKTLEMILAELGIGS, encoded by the coding sequence ATGAAAAGCAAGTCATTCTTTAAACAAGCTGCTGTTGTTACTCTATCAGTGGGTCTAATTCTTTCTTCTACAAACTTCAATTTTGCACCAAAAGCATCAGCAGCCAGTTCAAAAGCAGAATCTATTCTTGCCTCACTAACCCCGGAACAAAGAAATGCTTTAAAGCAGTTGGAATTGACCGAACAAACCGGTCTGCGGGGATTCAACAAACAAGAGTTAAACAGCGAGAAAGAGGTCGATGTGATCGTTCAATTCCACTCGAAGCCGGGCAAAATTGCTGTCTTGGATGCGGAAGTAAAAGGGAAGAAGCTATCGAAAGAGAAAGCGGATGAGCGGGTAGCCAGGGAACATGAAAAATTTAAAAAGGATATTCAATCAATTCTTTCGTCCGGCAATATCAAAGGTAAACAGGCCAATCACACGATTACTTCCAGCTATAATACGGTTTACAATGGGGTCACAGTGAAATTGCCGGCCAATCAAGTGGTAAATCTATTAAAATCTGATGTTGTCAAAGCCGTTTATAAAAATGAAACGTACAAGGTTGATCCAATTGTTCCTGCAGGGGACGGAGATAAAGAAAGTTCCACCCCTGGCACGTCAGTGGAAAGTTTGTCTCATTTAAAGGTAGATAAGCTCCGTGAAGAGGGACTGACAGGAAAAGGGGTCAAAGTTGGGGTAATTGATACAGGAATTGATTACAACCACCCTGACTTACAAAAGGTTTATAAGGGCGGGTACGATTTCGTTGACAAGGATAATGACCCGATGGAGACGACATATGAGGATTGGAAAAAGACGAAGTATCCAGAGGTTAACAATGGCTCAGCTTATTACACTTCACATGGAACGCATGTCTCTGGAACGATTGCCGGCCAGGGAACAAATAAAGATATTTCTGTTGAAGGTGTCGCCCCTGAGGTCGATTTATATGCTTATCGTGTCCTTGGCCCTTATGGAACTGGAACGGCCAACAATATCATCGCCGCAGTGGAAAAAGCGGTTGAAGATGGGATGGATATTATCAATCTATCATTAGGTTCAGGCATAAATGATCCCTACTATCCAACTAGTACGGTTGTTAATAATGCTGTCTTAAGCGGGGTAACTGCGGTAGTTGCCGCGGGGAATGCCGGCCCGGGTGAATATACGCTTGGTTCCCCTGGGGCAGCCGCGCTTGCCTTAACGATTGGAGCAAGCGATGTCCCGATGACAGTGTCTACTTTTAAAGGCCAAATCGGAAGTGTATCCGATATTAAGCTGGTCAGCATGGCCCGCCATTATTTGGACAAATTAAAAGAACTGGAGGGAAGGTCCCTTCAGGTAGTTGATGTCGGGATTGGAGCAAATGCCGACTATAACGGGAAAGAGGTGCAGGGGAAAGCAGTACTGATCGCCCGCGGAGAGATTGCCCTGCATGATAAGGTTGCCCTTGCCAAACAAAAAGGAACAGCCGCAGTACTTCTTTCTAACAATGTAGAAGGACAGATTAATGCCAATCTTGGTGAATCGACTCTATATATACCAACCTTCTCTGTGGCGAAGGATGCCGGGGAAAAGATTAAAGCACAACTTCAGGCTGGGCAGACAGGCTTTACTTTCTCGGGCTACGGAGTCAGCCAAACTGAAGGCGACCATCTTGCCGATTTCAGTTCACGGGGGCCGGTCAGACAAACATACGGGATGAAACCGGAAGTGGTTGCTCCTGGTGTCAGTGTCCTTTCGACGGTTCCATACTATATCGCTAACCCAAAGGATCAAGGAAACTATCAATTTGCTTATTCCCGCTTTTCTGGAACATCAATGGCGACGCCTTTTACAGCAGGAGTCGCGGCCTTAATGCTCCAGGCTAATCCGAAATTAGAGCCGGAAGATATTAAAACGGTCTTGATGAATACAGCAAATCCGCTGAACGGGAACTACAGTATATTTGAGGCGGGTGCCGGAATCGTTAATCCGTATAAAGCTGTCCATCATGGAGCAAGCTTCCAAGTACTCGACAAAACGCTAATTCCGGGTGCGGAAAATCTGGTCGAGGTGAAATCCTTAACCGGCGGGCTCAGTTTTAATCATGAATTGGTAGATACAAACCTACAAATCACGAAATCTATTAAAGTAAAAAACAATGAAAAAATGAAAAAGATGTTTTCCGTCGACATTACAGAAGGAAAAGGTTCCAACAGCTTGAAGCAAAACGGAATGAAGATCAACCTTGCCAATAAAATTACGATCAATGGCAATGAAGAGAAAACTATAACCGCCAAGCTGCTGTCTCATAAAAAGGCGAAAGAAGGCTACTATACTGGCTATATAACGTTTACTAACACAGAGAATTCCGCTGAGCAATACAGGCTACCGTTTAGCTTCCGCTTATTGGAAGAAGGGTTTAATAAAATTGAGATAGATAACCCTGTATTTTCTCCAGGTTATTTAAACGAGGAACCATTGGATTATTTCAGGGAGCCGTATGTCTACTCCCAGTTAAATATTAAAGCGCCAATGGAAAAATTGGATGTGATCCTGCAGGATGAGAAGGGCAATGACCTGGGACTGATTGGTACGGCTAACCTGAATGGCGCTTATGATAGTGTTACTTATGGTTTGACGTTCTTCAACGGGCTTTACTATAAATTTACCGGCGATCCCGAAAAGCCAATATCCTCAAGATACAGTTTTGCACAAGAAGGACACTATAAAATTAAATTCATTGGAACAGGCCAAAGCGGAAAGACATTTTATGAAACTAGACATTTGTGGATTTATCTCAATCAACCGAATTTTGATAGTTCATTAGATGGAGCCTCGCCGTTTATTGAATATAAGCCGGGGCAGGCAACCTACCCATTTGAAATACGAATTACTGACCCGATTGTCGATGAGGTGAAGAAATACGGTTTAAATTACGATCAATCCTCGAATTATATGGTGTATTATTGGGGGCCATGGGGAGGATTCCCGTCCACGCCAATTTATATGGATAAGGATGGCAGGTTTGTGGAGGAAGTGGCCATGAAAGAATCTGAAAAGGTTTTATATTTCCGAATGGATGGCTATAATACCGCCGGTAACAAAATAAATAAGGATTATTACTTTGTCAAAGAGGGAACACCGGTTACGTATCCGACAAGCGACACAACAGAAGTGAATACAGGCGGCACCATAAAAGCCACGATTATGCTCGATAATGTACAGGATATTGCCAAAGCTGACTGGAACTTTAACGACTCCTTTGGATTTAAAAATCTGGAGGTTGTAGATGCTAAGCTGGCGGATGCCTTTGTTGACAAGGCAAAAATCGATCTGAAGGGTGATCATGTAACAGTCGAATTCCATCAGCCGAGCGATGAATTCGATCAACAGGCAGTTGCTGAAGTCACAATCAAAGTGTCGGATGACCTATTTTTCACCCAGGGGACCATTAACCCGACTGTTGCTGTAACGGATGGAGATAATAAAATGATTCGGGTATTCAATGCCCCATATACATTTAAAATTAACCCGCAATTTTCAGTGGTAGAAGGTACAATCGGCCCAGAGGGATTCTTCATTGGTGACCCTGAGTGGGACGGATACCTTAGCAAAAAGGACTGGACCAAGGTCGGTGGGTCAGTTAAACTGATGGATTCAAATGGCCAAGTGTATGACGCAACATCTTCAATTGACCCATATGGTAAATTCAACAGTAAAAAACTGCCGGTTTCCCAGGAGCCTTACATTTTGGAAATGAAGGCCCCGGGACACTTCTTAACAAAAGTGGAAGCACCGGGAGCGATTATCAAGGACGGAAAAGCCAATGCAATTAATTTTAATCTTTATATGACCTTGCTGACAGCAGGTGATGTGAACCAGGATGGAGCCATTGATGTCTTGGATGCACTCGCCGTACAAAAGGTATGGAAAACGGCTGATCGGGCAGCAGATATAAACTTTGATGGGGTGGTTGATGAAAAGGATATGGCATTTGTTCAGAAAAATTATCTGAAACAAAACCAGGATGTTGAAAATGCTCCTGAGCCAAAGAAGAATGCTGATGGAAAAACATTAGAAATGATCCTGGCCGAGCTAGGGATCGGTTCATAA
- a CDS encoding CPBP family intramembrane glutamic endopeptidase: protein MHWGKVVIHCLMLILIFLAVAIFVNPLTDIISNGTVRVVMKELLRIGITVGLLVLYVKRFFKKESVYFRVQKPFKLKKSWILLGLAIPFIVIAFYVLSQSVVLEKRVQLSLGTVLPFIIGSFITACSAGIIEEVLFRGYLFKILEEKWNVTIAVFVNSGVFGALHLLTGNGQQLLDICLTLIAGVLAGTMFSLIVYRTGSVWNAVVVHIIWNFFINSNMVKFVLENDKSQSSLILFRFKSDSVWITGGAFGIEASIPAILMYVLIIVSLAFSKPESKKDSIAL, encoded by the coding sequence ATGCACTGGGGAAAAGTAGTAATTCATTGTTTAATGCTGATTCTAATCTTTTTGGCAGTTGCTATTTTTGTAAATCCGCTGACGGATATTATTAGTAATGGTACGGTTCGAGTGGTAATGAAAGAACTTTTGCGAATTGGGATTACTGTTGGTTTGCTTGTGTTATATGTAAAACGTTTCTTTAAAAAGGAAAGTGTATACTTTCGGGTTCAAAAGCCATTTAAGTTGAAAAAAAGTTGGATTCTTCTTGGATTAGCCATACCTTTTATAGTTATTGCGTTTTATGTATTATCACAATCTGTTGTTTTGGAAAAACGAGTCCAACTTTCTCTTGGTACTGTACTACCGTTTATTATCGGATCGTTCATAACAGCATGCTCGGCAGGGATAATCGAGGAAGTTTTGTTCCGCGGTTATTTGTTTAAGATTCTCGAAGAAAAATGGAATGTGACAATTGCTGTTTTTGTCAATTCGGGCGTTTTTGGAGCACTGCATTTACTTACAGGTAATGGCCAGCAGTTACTAGATATATGCTTGACCCTGATTGCGGGTGTCTTGGCGGGCACGATGTTTTCACTTATTGTCTATAGGACAGGGAGTGTATGGAATGCAGTAGTGGTGCATATTATATGGAACTTTTTCATCAACTCTAACATGGTAAAATTTGTATTAGAGAATGATAAAAGCCAATCCTCGCTAATACTATTCCGGTTTAAATCGGACAGTGTTTGGATAACAGGTGGTGCCTTTGGAATTGAGGCCTCTATTCCTGCTATATTAATGTATGTACTAATTATCGTCTCGCTGGCCTTCAGTAAACCAGAATCAAAGAAAGATTCTATAGCTTTATAA